GGGCCATATCATTAATATCAGAGGTTCATTCAGAGGGATGAGAAAATAAGCATATCTGCAATCACAAAAACAGCAAATACCACGCTTGCAATACCGTTGGTAGTCATAAACATAATATCTATCCTGCTCAGATTGTCGGTTTTTACCAGCAGGTGCTGAGAGATCAGCATACCGGTAAAAACAGCCGCACCAATCCAGTATACCCAGTGGAAATGCCCCAGCAGCCCAATCGTTACCACCAGTGCAGCAGCCACTACATGTAAAAATTCAGAGAACCGCAGCGCACCGGACAATCCCAGCCAGGCGGGGATGGAATTCAGTTGCTGCGATTTGTCGAACTCTTCATCCTGCAGGGAATAGATGATATCGAAACCAGATACCCAGCAAAGCACCAGCACAGACAGGAGTAATGGCAGCAGTGCAAACTGGCCGGTTACCGCCAGATAAGCGCCGATCGGCGCCAGCGATAAGCCAATGCCAAGCACCATGTGGCACAGGGCAGTAAAGCGTTTCGTATAGCTATACCCCAGCACCACCACCAATGCTACCGGCGACAGGTAAAAGCAGATACGGTTGATAAACCAGGTGGCAGCAAAGAAAAGTGTCACGTTGATAATAATAAATACCATGGCATTGCGGCGGGAAATGATCCCTGCGGGGATCTCCCTTTTCGCGGTGCGGGGATTCAATTTATCGATATCCACATCCAGCCAGCGGTTGAAAGCCATGGCAGCACTACGTGCAAACACCATACACAATACCACGAGTCCAAACGTACTCCAGCTGAAACTACCACCACCGATGGTGGTAGCCATAAAAAAGCCCGTGAGTGCAAACGGCATGGCAAAAATGGTATGACTGAACTTTACCAGTGAAAGAT
The genomic region above belongs to Chitinophaga sp. 180180018-3 and contains:
- a CDS encoding UbiA-like polyprenyltransferase, which encodes MSTSTVGRYLSLVKFSHTIFAMPFALTGFFMATTIGGGSFSWSTFGLVVLCMVFARSAAMAFNRWLDVDIDKLNPRTAKREIPAGIISRRNAMVFIIINVTLFFAATWFINRICFYLSPVALVVVLGYSYTKRFTALCHMVLGIGLSLAPIGAYLAVTGQFALLPLLLSVLVLCWVSGFDIIYSLQDEEFDKSQQLNSIPAWLGLSGALRFSEFLHVVAAALVVTIGLLGHFHWVYWIGAAVFTGMLISQHLLVKTDNLSRIDIMFMTTNGIASVVFAVFVIADMLIFSSL